The following are encoded in a window of Mustela nigripes isolate SB6536 chromosome 1, MUSNIG.SB6536, whole genome shotgun sequence genomic DNA:
- the TMEM25 gene encoding transmembrane protein 25 isoform X1, with the protein MALPLGPAALPHSLLLLPALLSSGWGELAPEIDGQTRAELALRENEQHAFTCRVAGGPGTPRLAWYLDGQLQEASTSRLLSVGGEAFSGGTSTFTVTAQRAQHELNCSLQDPSSGRPANASVILNVQFKPEIAQVGAKYQEAQGPGLLVVLFALVRANPPANVTWIDQDGPVTVNASDFLVLDAQNYPWLTNHTVQLQLRSLAHNLSVVATNDVGVTSASLPAPGLLATRVEVPLLGIVVAGGLALGTLVGFSTLVACLVCRKEKKTKGPSRRPSLISSDSNNLKLNNVRLPRENMSLPSNLQLNDLTPDSRAGKPVDRQMAPNNSRPELLDPEPGGLLTSREKEHKQAEWQAEGEREAGSLPSKEPDAGLNPRSLGS; encoded by the exons ATGGCACTACCTCTGGGCCCAGCTGCCCTCCCGCACTCGCTGCTGCTCCTGCCAGCCCTTCTGAGCTCAG gTTGGGGGGAATTGGCACCAGAAATTGATGGTCAGACCCGGGCGGAGCTGGCACTTCGGGAGAATGAGCAGCACGCCTTCACCTGCCGGGTCGCAGGGGGGCCTGGAACCCCCCGATTGGCCTGGTACCTGGATGGACAGCTGCAGGAGGCCAGCACCTCAAGACTGCTGAGCGTGGGCGGGGAGGCCTTCTCCGGAGGCACCAGCACCTTCACTGTTACTGCCCAGAGGGCCCAGCATGAGCTTAATTGCTCCTTGCAGGACCCCAGCAGTGGCCGGCCAGCCAATGCCTCTGTCATCCTCAATGTGCAAT TTAAACCAGAGATTGCCCAGGTTGGGGCCAAGTACCAGGAAGCTCAGGGTCCAGGCCTCCTGGTTGTCCTTTTTGCTCTGGTGCGTGCCAACCCCCCGGCCAATGTGACCTGGATCGACCAGGATGGGCCGGTGACTGTCAACGCCTCCGACTTCCTGGTGCTGGATGCCCAGAACTACCCTTGGCTGACCAACCACACTGTGCAGCTGCAGCTCCGAAGCCTGGCCCACAACCTCTCTGTGGTGGCCACCAATGACGTGGGTGTCACCAGCGCCTCGCTTCCGGCCCCGG GGCTTCTGGCCACCCGAGTGGAAGTGCCACTGCTAGGCATCGTTGTGGCTGGAGGGCTTGCACTGGGCACCTTGGTGGGGTTCAGCACCTTGGTGGCCTGCCTGGTCtgcaggaaagagaagaagaccAAAG GCCCCTCCCGGCGCCCATCCCTGATCTCTAG TGACTCCAACAACCTGAAACTCAACAACGTGCGGCTGCCACGGGAGAACATGTCCCTCCCGTCCAACCTTCAGCTCAATGACCTCACTCCGGATTCCAGAG CAGGGAAGCCAGTTGATCGGCAGATGGCTCCGAATAACAGCCGGCCGGAGCTGCTGGACCCAGAGCCTGGCGGCCTCCTCACCAGCCGAG
- the TMEM25 gene encoding transmembrane protein 25 isoform X3, protein MALPLGPAALPHSLLLLPALLSSGWGELAPEIDGQTRAELALRENEQHAFTCRVAGGPGTPRLAWYLDGQLQEASTSRLLSVGGEAFSGGTSTFTVTAQRAQHELNCSLQDPSSGRPANASVILNVQFKPEIAQVGAKYQEAQGPGLLVVLFALVRANPPANVTWIDQDGPVTVNASDFLVLDAQNYPWLTNHTVQLQLRSLAHNLSVVATNDVGVTSASLPAPGLLATRVEVPLLGIVVAGGLALGTLVGFSTLVACLVCRKEKKTKGPSRRPSLISSDSNNLKLNNVRLPRENMSLPSNLQLNDLTPDSRAGKPVDRQMAPNNSRPELLDPEPGGLLTSRGFIRLPMLGYIYRVSSVSSDEIWL, encoded by the exons ATGGCACTACCTCTGGGCCCAGCTGCCCTCCCGCACTCGCTGCTGCTCCTGCCAGCCCTTCTGAGCTCAG gTTGGGGGGAATTGGCACCAGAAATTGATGGTCAGACCCGGGCGGAGCTGGCACTTCGGGAGAATGAGCAGCACGCCTTCACCTGCCGGGTCGCAGGGGGGCCTGGAACCCCCCGATTGGCCTGGTACCTGGATGGACAGCTGCAGGAGGCCAGCACCTCAAGACTGCTGAGCGTGGGCGGGGAGGCCTTCTCCGGAGGCACCAGCACCTTCACTGTTACTGCCCAGAGGGCCCAGCATGAGCTTAATTGCTCCTTGCAGGACCCCAGCAGTGGCCGGCCAGCCAATGCCTCTGTCATCCTCAATGTGCAAT TTAAACCAGAGATTGCCCAGGTTGGGGCCAAGTACCAGGAAGCTCAGGGTCCAGGCCTCCTGGTTGTCCTTTTTGCTCTGGTGCGTGCCAACCCCCCGGCCAATGTGACCTGGATCGACCAGGATGGGCCGGTGACTGTCAACGCCTCCGACTTCCTGGTGCTGGATGCCCAGAACTACCCTTGGCTGACCAACCACACTGTGCAGCTGCAGCTCCGAAGCCTGGCCCACAACCTCTCTGTGGTGGCCACCAATGACGTGGGTGTCACCAGCGCCTCGCTTCCGGCCCCGG GGCTTCTGGCCACCCGAGTGGAAGTGCCACTGCTAGGCATCGTTGTGGCTGGAGGGCTTGCACTGGGCACCTTGGTGGGGTTCAGCACCTTGGTGGCCTGCCTGGTCtgcaggaaagagaagaagaccAAAG GCCCCTCCCGGCGCCCATCCCTGATCTCTAG TGACTCCAACAACCTGAAACTCAACAACGTGCGGCTGCCACGGGAGAACATGTCCCTCCCGTCCAACCTTCAGCTCAATGACCTCACTCCGGATTCCAGAG CAGGGAAGCCAGTTGATCGGCAGATGGCTCCGAATAACAGCCGGCCGGAGCTGCTGGACCCAGAGCCTGGCGGCCTCCTCACCAGCCGAG GTTTCATCCGGCTCCCCATGCTGGGCTATATCTATCGAGTGTCCAGTGTGAGCAGTGATGAGATATGGCTCTGA
- the TMEM25 gene encoding transmembrane protein 25 isoform X2, whose product MALPLGPAALPHSLLLLPALLSSGWGELAPEIDGQTRAELALRENEQHAFTCRVAGGPGTPRLAWYLDGQLQEASTSRLLSVGGEAFSGGTSTFTVTAQRAQHELNCSLQDPSSGRPANASVILNVQFKPEIAQVGAKYQEAQGPGLLVVLFALVRANPPANVTWIDQDGPVTVNASDFLVLDAQNYPWLTNHTVQLQLRSLAHNLSVVATNDVGVTSASLPAPGLLATRVEVPLLGIVVAGGLALGTLVGFSTLVACLVCRKEKKTKGPSRRPSLISSDSNNLKLNNVRLPRENMSLPSNLQLNDLTPDSRGKPVDRQMAPNNSRPELLDPEPGGLLTSREKEHKQAEWQAEGEREAGSLPSKEPDAGLNPRSLGS is encoded by the exons ATGGCACTACCTCTGGGCCCAGCTGCCCTCCCGCACTCGCTGCTGCTCCTGCCAGCCCTTCTGAGCTCAG gTTGGGGGGAATTGGCACCAGAAATTGATGGTCAGACCCGGGCGGAGCTGGCACTTCGGGAGAATGAGCAGCACGCCTTCACCTGCCGGGTCGCAGGGGGGCCTGGAACCCCCCGATTGGCCTGGTACCTGGATGGACAGCTGCAGGAGGCCAGCACCTCAAGACTGCTGAGCGTGGGCGGGGAGGCCTTCTCCGGAGGCACCAGCACCTTCACTGTTACTGCCCAGAGGGCCCAGCATGAGCTTAATTGCTCCTTGCAGGACCCCAGCAGTGGCCGGCCAGCCAATGCCTCTGTCATCCTCAATGTGCAAT TTAAACCAGAGATTGCCCAGGTTGGGGCCAAGTACCAGGAAGCTCAGGGTCCAGGCCTCCTGGTTGTCCTTTTTGCTCTGGTGCGTGCCAACCCCCCGGCCAATGTGACCTGGATCGACCAGGATGGGCCGGTGACTGTCAACGCCTCCGACTTCCTGGTGCTGGATGCCCAGAACTACCCTTGGCTGACCAACCACACTGTGCAGCTGCAGCTCCGAAGCCTGGCCCACAACCTCTCTGTGGTGGCCACCAATGACGTGGGTGTCACCAGCGCCTCGCTTCCGGCCCCGG GGCTTCTGGCCACCCGAGTGGAAGTGCCACTGCTAGGCATCGTTGTGGCTGGAGGGCTTGCACTGGGCACCTTGGTGGGGTTCAGCACCTTGGTGGCCTGCCTGGTCtgcaggaaagagaagaagaccAAAG GCCCCTCCCGGCGCCCATCCCTGATCTCTAG TGACTCCAACAACCTGAAACTCAACAACGTGCGGCTGCCACGGGAGAACATGTCCCTCCCGTCCAACCTTCAGCTCAATGACCTCACTCCGGATTCCAGAG GGAAGCCAGTTGATCGGCAGATGGCTCCGAATAACAGCCGGCCGGAGCTGCTGGACCCAGAGCCTGGCGGCCTCCTCACCAGCCGAG
- the TTC36 gene encoding tetratricopeptide repeat protein 36: protein MGTPNDQAVLQAIFNPDTPFGDLTGLDVGEEVEEEVDEDGVFPRAQLEQSKALELQGVMAAEAGDLSTALERFGQAISLLPERASAYNNRAQARRLQGDVAGALEDLERAVTLSGGRGRASRQGFVQRGLLARLQGRDNDARRDFERAARLGSKFARRQLVLLNPYAALCNRMLADMMRQLRGPCNGR from the exons ATGGGGACTCCAAATGACCAGGCAGTGTTGCAGGCCATCTTCAACCCGGACACCCCATTTGGAGACCTTACTGGGTTGGACgtgggagaggaggtggaggaggaagtaGATGAAG aTGGAGTTTTCCCGCGAGCACAGTTGGAGCAGTCCAAGGCCCTGGAGCTGCAGGGGGTGATGGCTGCGGAGGCTGGCGACCTCAGCACAGCCCTGGAGAGGTTTGGCCAAGCCATCAGCCTGCTGCCAGAGAGGGCCTCTGCCTACAACAACCGGGCCCAGGCCCGCCGCCTCCAAGGAGATGTGGCAG gcgccctggaggACCTGGAACGCGCCGTGACGCTGAGCGGCGGCCGGGGCCGCGCCTCACGCCAGGGCTTCGTGCAGCGCGGGCTCCTGGCGCGGCTGCAGGGCCGGGACAACGACGCCCGCAGGGACTTCGAGCGGGCGGCGCGGCTGGGCAGCAAGTTCGCGCGGCGCCAGCTGGTGCTGCTCAACCCCTACGCCGCGCTGTGCAACCGCATGCTGGCCGACATGATGAGGCAGCTGCGCGGGCCCTGCAACGGCCGCTGA
- the TMEM25 gene encoding transmembrane protein 25 isoform X4: MALPLGPAALPHSLLLLPALLSSGWGELAPEIDGQTRAELALRENEQHAFTCRVAGGPGTPRLAWYLDGQLQEASTSRLLSVGGEAFSGGTSTFTVTAQRAQHELNCSLQDPSSGRPANASVILNVQFKPEIAQVGAKYQEAQGPGLLVVLFALVRANPPANVTWIDQDGPVTVNASDFLVLDAQNYPWLTNHTVQLQLRSLAHNLSVVATNDVGVTSASLPAPGLLATRVEVPLLGIVVAGGLALGTLVGFSTLVACLVCRKEKKTKGPSRRPSLISSDSNNLKLNNVRLPRENMSLPSNLQLNDLTPDSRGKPVDRQMAPNNSRPELLDPEPGGLLTSRGFIRLPMLGYIYRVSSVSSDEIWL; encoded by the exons ATGGCACTACCTCTGGGCCCAGCTGCCCTCCCGCACTCGCTGCTGCTCCTGCCAGCCCTTCTGAGCTCAG gTTGGGGGGAATTGGCACCAGAAATTGATGGTCAGACCCGGGCGGAGCTGGCACTTCGGGAGAATGAGCAGCACGCCTTCACCTGCCGGGTCGCAGGGGGGCCTGGAACCCCCCGATTGGCCTGGTACCTGGATGGACAGCTGCAGGAGGCCAGCACCTCAAGACTGCTGAGCGTGGGCGGGGAGGCCTTCTCCGGAGGCACCAGCACCTTCACTGTTACTGCCCAGAGGGCCCAGCATGAGCTTAATTGCTCCTTGCAGGACCCCAGCAGTGGCCGGCCAGCCAATGCCTCTGTCATCCTCAATGTGCAAT TTAAACCAGAGATTGCCCAGGTTGGGGCCAAGTACCAGGAAGCTCAGGGTCCAGGCCTCCTGGTTGTCCTTTTTGCTCTGGTGCGTGCCAACCCCCCGGCCAATGTGACCTGGATCGACCAGGATGGGCCGGTGACTGTCAACGCCTCCGACTTCCTGGTGCTGGATGCCCAGAACTACCCTTGGCTGACCAACCACACTGTGCAGCTGCAGCTCCGAAGCCTGGCCCACAACCTCTCTGTGGTGGCCACCAATGACGTGGGTGTCACCAGCGCCTCGCTTCCGGCCCCGG GGCTTCTGGCCACCCGAGTGGAAGTGCCACTGCTAGGCATCGTTGTGGCTGGAGGGCTTGCACTGGGCACCTTGGTGGGGTTCAGCACCTTGGTGGCCTGCCTGGTCtgcaggaaagagaagaagaccAAAG GCCCCTCCCGGCGCCCATCCCTGATCTCTAG TGACTCCAACAACCTGAAACTCAACAACGTGCGGCTGCCACGGGAGAACATGTCCCTCCCGTCCAACCTTCAGCTCAATGACCTCACTCCGGATTCCAGAG GGAAGCCAGTTGATCGGCAGATGGCTCCGAATAACAGCCGGCCGGAGCTGCTGGACCCAGAGCCTGGCGGCCTCCTCACCAGCCGAG GTTTCATCCGGCTCCCCATGCTGGGCTATATCTATCGAGTGTCCAGTGTGAGCAGTGATGAGATATGGCTCTGA